TTCGACTGCACGGTGATCGTGCCGGTCGCGAAGTCGAGGTCGTTCCATGTCAGGTTCAACAGTTCCGACTTTCGCATTCCCGTGTGCAGCGCGCACAGCACGAGCGGATACAGGTAGGTCGTCCGCGCCGCCGCGAGCAACCGCGCGATCTCGTCGTCGGACAGGAACCGCGGCGGATTCGTCGGCAATCGCAGTCGCTCGACATCCTTCACCGGATTGTGCCGTACGTGTCCCCATTTCATCGCCTGAGCGAACATCACCGAGAGCAGTTGTAACTCGATATTGACGGTGCGCGGAGACACCTTCGCGCGGCGGTCGAGCTTGTATCGCTCGATCATGTACGACGTGATCGAATTCATCTGTCGTCTGCCGAACGTTGGGACGAAGAAGGTCTCGATCTTCGAGTGTTCGTTCCGGTAGGTCAGCGGCGCTTTGTTCGCCTTCGCCCATTCGAGATAGAGCGGGGCGAACTCTCGGAAAGTGACGGATTGGGCGCTCGGCGCGACGTACTCGTTGCGCGTCGCCTCGGCGACGATCTCGCGTTCTCGTTCGAGCGCCTCTTTCTTGG
The DNA window shown above is from Candidatus Poribacteria bacterium and carries:
- a CDS encoding site-specific integrase; translated protein: MDDRSSTERSGAMPVYRRGNSWRIEIMIDGKRFRETRRTKKEALEREREIVAEATRNEYVAPSAQSVTFREFAPLYLEWAKANKAPLTYRNEHSKIETFFVPTFGRRQMNSITSYMIERYKLDRRAKVSPRTVNIELQLLSVMFAQAMKWGHVRHNPVKDVERLRLPTNPPRFLSDDEIARLLAAARTTYLYPLVLCALHTGMRKSELLNLTWNDLDFATGTITVQSKADWQTKSRRFRTIEMTEELKVCLGSMPRESGYVFTYAGKRITSNVKKTWRRILCEAKINNCTLHTLRHTFASHLAMQGVPLMHIQQLLGHQDYDTTLIYAHLSRESVRGQVHKLPFAKKEP